A region of the Dickeya chrysanthemi NCPPB 402 genome:
ACGGGCTGCCGCCTTCGACGACTTTGCCCCACGGATAGAGCGAGAGCAGAACAGTCAGTGAGCCGACGTAGAAAATCAGGATGCGATAGATGACCTGATTGGTGGCGCGCGGAATGCTTTCTTCCGGTTTGTCTGCTTCAGCAGCGGTAATCCCGACCAATTCCAGGCCGCCGAAAGAGAACATGATCACCGCCATCGCCATCACCAGGCCGCTGATGCCGTTGGGGAAGAAACCGCCCTGGGCCCAGAGGTTAGTAATGGATGCCTCTGGCCCGCCATGCCCGCTCAGCAATAACCAACTGCCGAATGCGATCATACCAATAATGGCCACGACCTTAATAATGGCAAACCAGAACTCCAGTTCACCGTACATTTTCACGTTGGCGAGGTTAATGGCGTTAATCAGCACAAAAAATACGGCAGCGGAAACCCAGGTGGGAACACCCGGCCACCAGTATTGAACATAGATGCCGACGGCGCTCAACTCCGCCATGGCAACCAGTACGTAAAGTACCCAGTAGTTCCAGCCGGAGGCGAAACCAGCGAAATTACCCCAATATTTATAGGCAAAGTGGCTGAATGAACCCGCTACCGGTTCTTCCACTACCATTTCACCCAACTGGCGCATGATAAAAAATGCAATCAAACCGCCGATAGCATAACCCAGCAGAACAGACGGCCCGGCCATTTTGATCGTTTGTGCGATACCGAGGAACAGCCCGGTTCCAACCGCTCCCCCCAGAGCAATCAACTGTATGTGACGGTTTTTTAGGCCGCGTTGCAGCGTACCGTCTTGTTGATCTTGCATGCTTTCTACCCTCTGCCGATGAAAAGACAAACCGTTCACCGACAGTGGGCGTTGGTTTGTTTGTCTTTTTACGTGTGTGTAATTTTATATTTACGACGCTGACAAACTTAAATCGCCGCCAACGCTATCGCGCGTCAGAGAATAGTGATAAGTGCAGAGAATTGCACTGATTTCTTACGGGGCATGACGTAAAAGTGTGATGTCATGATCCGCGTCATCTGTACGGTAAGGTTTTACGATTTTATTGAGATAGGGGGCCCAATCGGCGTGGTTGCCTTTTCGCTGTCATAACGGTGCGATATGTTAGGAATATTTAGGAATATTATAGAATAAAAAGGTCCGACTTATTGTTGTGTTTGAATGGGTATGCTTTTTTTGTGAATTTTTAGTCAATTTGTCGACGGTTGAACGGTTCAGCTTTGCCTGATTAGGGTTTCAAAAAAGTTAAAACGAAGACCTTTCCAGAATGGTCATACCACTGACCGATTCGTGCTTTTGCCACAAGAATTGAGGCATTTGTTAAAAAGTGGGGTGATTGGTGATTTCGCGCAACGTCCGTATGGACAGAAGGTGAATACTTTGTTACTTTGTGCCTCACGTTTTTAAAATTGGTATTACCAATTGACTCCGCGCTTTTTCGCCGGGAAGAATTCACATGGCCTACAGCAAGATCCGTCAACCAAAACTGTCAGATGTGATTGAACAGCAACTGGAGTTTCTGATCCTTGAGGGAACCTTGCGCCCCGGAGAGAAGCTACCGCCGGAACGCGAACTGGCAAAACAGTTTGATGTTTCCCGCCCCTCGCTGCGCGAGGCGATTCAACGGTTGGAAGCCAAAGGGTTACTGTTGCGCCGTCAGGGCGGCGGTACTTTCGTCCAGAACAACCTTTGGCAGAGCGTTAGCGATCCGCTGGCGGAACTATTAAGTAATCATCCGGAATCTCAGTTCGACCTCCTCGAAACCCGCCATGCCCTTGAAGGGATAGCTGCTTACTATGCCGCTTTGCGTGGCACGGAAGAAGATCTGCAGCGTATTCGTGATTGCCATGCCCAGATTGAAACGGCGCGTGAAGCCAGCGATCTGGAAGGGGAATCCGAGGCGGTCATGCACTATCAGGTGGCGGTGACCGAGGCGGCGCATAACGTCGTGTTGTTGCACCTGCTGCGCTGTATGGGGCCGATGCTGGAACAAAACGTCCGGCAGAATTTTGAGTTGCTTTATCTGAGTCGTGAAGTTCTGACGCAGGTGAGTAGCCATCGAGCCAGGATTTTTGAAGCGATTGTCGCTCGTGAGCCGGAAAAAGCCCGCGAAGCATCACATCGTCACTTGGCTTTTATTGAGGAAGTATTGCTGGAACTTAACCGGGAACATAGCCGACGGGAACGATCGTTGCGTCGGCTCCAGCAACGCAAGGATTAGGCCGCCGACCGGCGGTCGTTTGCGGTAACAAGACGAAGGGCCTGTCTTCCTGTGCTTTCTCCTACAGGAACAGAGTACAAGAAGACAGGCTCCAGACAAATCCACTGATTAGAAACAGATAAGGAATACACCATGTCAGAACGTTTGAACAATGACGTGGATCCGATCGAAACGCGTGACTGGCTGCAGGCGATCGAATCGGTTATCCGTGAAGAAGGTGTTGAGCGCGCTCAGTTCCTGATTGATCAGGTACTGTCCGAAGCACGCAAAGGCGGTGTGAAAGTGGCTGCGGGCAGTGCCGGCAGTCACTACATCAACACCATCGCGGCAGAAGATGAGCCCGCTTATCCGGGGAACCTTGATCTGGAGCGCCGTATTCGTTCCGCAATCCGCTGGAATGCCGTGATGACGGTACTGCGTGCGTCTAAGAAGGATCTGGAGCTGGGCGGTCATATGGCGTCTTTCCAGTCTTCCGCCACCTTCTATGAAGTGTGCTTTAACCACTTCTTCCGTGCGCGCAACGCACAGGACGGCGGTGACCTGGTGTTCTTCCAGGGACATATCTCCCCGGGCGTTTACGCGCGTGCCTTCCTGGAAGGTCGCCTGACCGAAGATCAAATGAACAGCTTCCGTCAGGAAGTTCATGGCAACGGCCTGTCTTCCTATCCGCATCCGAAACTGATGCCGGAATTCTGGCAGTTCCCGACTGTATCGATGGGCCTGGGCCCAATCAACGCGATTTATCAGGCCAAGTTCCTGAAGTATCTGAATAACCGCGGTCTTAAAGATACCACCAAACAAACCGTTTACGCCTTCCTGGGCGACGGTGAAATGGATGAGCCGGAATCTAAGGGCGCTATCACTATCGCGACCCGTGAGAAGCTGGACAACCTGGTGTTTGTCATCAACTGTAACCTGCAGCGTCTGGATGGCCCGGTTACCGGTAACGGCAAGATCATTAACGAGCTGGAAGGCATCTTCGGTGGTGCGGGCTGGGAAGTGATCAAGGTTATCTGGGGCGGCCGTTGGGATGAACTGCTGCGTAAAGACACCAGCGGTAAGCTGATTCAGCTGATGAACGAAACCGTTGATGGCGACTACCAGACCTTCAAATCCAAAAACGGTGCTTACGTGCGTGAGCATTTCTTCGGTAAATACCCGGAAACCGCCGCACTGGTTAAAGACTGGAGCGATGATGATATCTGGGCTCTTAACCGTGGTGGTCATGATCCGAAGAAAGTCTACGCTGCACTGAAAAAAGCACAGGAAACCAAAGGTAAGCCGGTGGTTATTCTGGCTCATACCATCAAAGGTTATGGTATGGGTGATGCGGCTGAAGGCAAGAACATTGCTCACCAGGTCAAGAAAATCAACATGGACGGCGTGCGTTATTTCCGCGACCGTTTCAATGTGCCGGTTGCTGACGCTGATGTCGAAAAACTGCCGTTCATTACCTTCGACAAGAACTCCGAAGAGTACAAATACCT
Encoded here:
- a CDS encoding amino acid permease — translated: MQDQQDGTLQRGLKNRHIQLIALGGAVGTGLFLGIAQTIKMAGPSVLLGYAIGGLIAFFIMRQLGEMVVEEPVAGSFSHFAYKYWGNFAGFASGWNYWVLYVLVAMAELSAVGIYVQYWWPGVPTWVSAAVFFVLINAINLANVKMYGELEFWFAIIKVVAIIGMIAFGSWLLLSGHGGPEASITNLWAQGGFFPNGISGLVMAMAVIMFSFGGLELVGITAAEADKPEESIPRATNQVIYRILIFYVGSLTVLLSLYPWGKVVEGGSPFVMIFHALNSDLVANILNVVVLTAALSVYNSCVYCNSRMLYGLAKQGNGPQSLLKVDRRGVPVVAIGISALATALCVLINYLIPGRAFELLMALVVSALVINWAMISLAHLKFRASKEREGVQTRFKALWYPFGNYLCLAFMVGILVIMSLTPGIQISVVLIPVWLLVLAIGYRFKPRQ
- the pdhR gene encoding pyruvate dehydrogenase complex transcriptional repressor PdhR — translated: MAYSKIRQPKLSDVIEQQLEFLILEGTLRPGEKLPPERELAKQFDVSRPSLREAIQRLEAKGLLLRRQGGGTFVQNNLWQSVSDPLAELLSNHPESQFDLLETRHALEGIAAYYAALRGTEEDLQRIRDCHAQIETAREASDLEGESEAVMHYQVAVTEAAHNVVLLHLLRCMGPMLEQNVRQNFELLYLSREVLTQVSSHRARIFEAIVAREPEKAREASHRHLAFIEEVLLELNREHSRRERSLRRLQQRKD
- the aceE gene encoding pyruvate dehydrogenase (acetyl-transferring), homodimeric type produces the protein MSERLNNDVDPIETRDWLQAIESVIREEGVERAQFLIDQVLSEARKGGVKVAAGSAGSHYINTIAAEDEPAYPGNLDLERRIRSAIRWNAVMTVLRASKKDLELGGHMASFQSSATFYEVCFNHFFRARNAQDGGDLVFFQGHISPGVYARAFLEGRLTEDQMNSFRQEVHGNGLSSYPHPKLMPEFWQFPTVSMGLGPINAIYQAKFLKYLNNRGLKDTTKQTVYAFLGDGEMDEPESKGAITIATREKLDNLVFVINCNLQRLDGPVTGNGKIINELEGIFGGAGWEVIKVIWGGRWDELLRKDTSGKLIQLMNETVDGDYQTFKSKNGAYVREHFFGKYPETAALVKDWSDDDIWALNRGGHDPKKVYAALKKAQETKGKPVVILAHTIKGYGMGDAAEGKNIAHQVKKINMDGVRYFRDRFNVPVADADVEKLPFITFDKNSEEYKYLHERRQALEGYLPSRQPRFDEKLDLPTLEDFSSLLEEQTKEISTTIAFVRALNVMLKNKSIKDRLVPIIADEARTFGMEGLFRQIGIYSPNGQQYTPQDRELVAYYKEDQKGQILQEGINELGAGSSWLAAATSYSTNNLPMIPFYIYYSMFGFQRIGDLCWAAGDQQARGFLIGGTSGRTTLNGEGLQHEDGHSHIQSLTIPNCISYDPAFAYEVAVIMHDGLVRMYGEAQENIYYYITTLNENYHMPAMPQGAEEGIRKGIYKLETVAGSKGKVQLLGSGSILRHVREAAQILAKDYGIGSDVYSVTSFTELARDGQDCERWNMLHPTEAPRVPYIAQVMNDAPAVASTDYMKLFAEQVRTYVPASDYRVLGTDGFGRSDSRENLRHHFEVDASYVVVAALGELAKRGEVEKSVVAEAIKKFDINPEKVNPRVA